The genome window TGTACCACTGGAGGAGCTTCTTGATATCGCTGTCGTGAACACGGTCGCGATCGTAGTTAGGAAGAACCTCAGCAAAATAAGCGTGGAGCTCAGCAACAGGCGCCTTCTTGTAGTTGAAAGTGCTAGGCTTGCCCTCTTCCTTCTTGCTTACGCTGTCGAGCACTTCCCAGAGTGGCACCTCATCAGCATCTGTATACATAGCGATGTCACCAAGGCTTGTTACACGGTCGGTAGCGAAAGCTGGGATACGCTTGTGAGTCTCATCGAGTGTTTCTACGATGAGGTTTCTGTTACCTCTTGATACCAATTTATAAAGGCCTGGTTTGCCTGCAATTGAAAGGATTGTTTCCATTGTCTTTTCTATTATTCTTTATTATTAATGATATCCAATAATTTCCTTACCTGTGCTTCGATATCCTGCTCGCCATCGTTCACGATTTCGAAATCGGAGCGGGCTGCAAGTTCTTCCTGC of Segatella copri contains these proteins:
- a CDS encoding DUF5606 family protein gives rise to the protein METILSIAGKPGLYKLVSRGNRNLIVETLDETHKRIPAFATDRVTSLGDIAMYTDADEVPLWEVLDSVSKKEEGKPSTFNYKKAPVAELHAYFAEVLPNYDRDRVHDSDIKKLLQWYNILAKYGITDFKATLAPTEGENVDDRAEQTAE